In Desulforamulus hydrothermalis Lam5 = DSM 18033, a genomic segment contains:
- a CDS encoding DNA-3-methyladenine glycosylase, which yields MYQPLPEAFYARDTVLVARELLGALLVHINDEGITVGKIVETEAYLQGDPACHAARGMTPRNSVMFGPPGRAYVYFTYGLHYCFNVVTAAAGIGEAVLIRAVEPLAGIHLMKKRRGRERLTELCAGPARLVQAFGITKQHNNTDLTNGPLFIAAAAAPPPQIHVTTRIGIKEGADLPLRFYIKGNKFISKK from the coding sequence ATGTATCAACCGCTGCCCGAAGCGTTTTATGCCCGGGATACTGTTTTGGTGGCCAGAGAATTACTGGGCGCTTTACTGGTGCATATTAATGATGAAGGAATTACGGTTGGCAAAATAGTGGAGACCGAGGCTTATTTGCAGGGCGATCCGGCCTGCCATGCTGCCAGGGGTATGACGCCCCGTAACAGTGTTATGTTTGGCCCGCCGGGCCGTGCTTATGTTTATTTTACCTATGGCCTGCATTATTGCTTTAATGTGGTAACTGCTGCCGCAGGGATAGGTGAAGCGGTGCTGATCCGGGCAGTAGAGCCCCTGGCAGGTATACACTTGATGAAAAAACGACGGGGCAGGGAACGGTTGACTGAACTGTGTGCCGGTCCCGCCCGGCTGGTACAGGCCTTTGGCATCACCAAACAACATAATAATACAGATCTTACCAACGGCCCGTTATTTATTGCCGCTGCGGCGGCACCACCCCCGCAGATTCACGTTACCACCCGTATCGGCATAAAAGAAGGGGCAGATTTACCATTACGTTTTTATATTAAAGGAAATAAATTTATTTCCAAGAAGTAA
- the polX gene encoding DNA polymerase/3'-5' exonuclease PolX, with product MQNFEIAWIFSELADLLEIKGEDFFKVRAYRRAAKALARLEQPVQELYRSGKLSQVPGIGKAIAAKIKEIIETGKLAKHQELLKEIPAGVLAVRQLPGIGAGRARALFKELAITDLTELEQAAKERKVRSLKGFSAKLESDILHGIEMMRNRQNSIRLSVARELAAELKEFIKLLPGVKAVSEAGSTRRWRDTVGDLDLVVAADDPATVLHAMAAYPRVKEVVRQESQRMVVNTWWGLAVDLQVADPAAYITTLHRNTGCKAHYAKLQEIAQQQGLHLNHRGLFNQAGQHLPIQHEQDIYETLQMTYIPPELREDRGEVEAARAGRLPAVIELGDIKGDLHIHTTWSDSALQLADVVQLCRRKGYAYAAITDHSRSLKIARGLEIERLQEQHRLIREMNEQMEDFTLLTGVEADILPNGELDYPDEILETMDVVIASVHTGFKQSKQEITRRIMRAMENEHVDIIAHMTGRILGRREPYEVDMEALIETAAKTKTALEINASPDRLDINEIYARKARDAGVKICINTDAHDAKRLDEMPYGVAVARRAWLEPGDVINTLDLPSLREVLR from the coding sequence ATGCAAAATTTTGAGATTGCCTGGATTTTCAGCGAGCTGGCTGATTTGCTGGAAATCAAAGGCGAGGATTTTTTTAAAGTGCGGGCTTACCGGCGGGCGGCCAAGGCACTGGCTCGTCTGGAGCAGCCGGTGCAGGAATTATACCGGAGCGGCAAGCTTTCCCAGGTGCCGGGCATCGGCAAGGCCATAGCAGCTAAAATAAAAGAAATTATTGAAACAGGAAAACTGGCCAAACACCAGGAACTTCTAAAGGAGATTCCGGCCGGTGTGTTGGCTGTTAGGCAGCTGCCCGGGATCGGGGCCGGGCGGGCCAGGGCCTTGTTTAAAGAATTGGCAATTACCGACTTGACTGAGCTGGAACAAGCCGCCAAGGAACGCAAGGTGCGTTCCTTAAAAGGATTTAGCGCCAAGCTGGAATCAGATATTCTGCATGGCATTGAAATGATGCGTAACCGCCAGAACAGTATCCGGCTGTCGGTAGCCCGGGAATTGGCGGCTGAATTAAAGGAATTCATTAAACTGTTACCGGGCGTTAAGGCGGTGTCTGAGGCCGGCAGTACCCGCCGCTGGCGAGATACAGTAGGTGATCTGGATCTGGTGGTTGCGGCCGACGATCCGGCAACAGTGCTGCATGCCATGGCCGCCTATCCCAGGGTGAAAGAAGTGGTGCGGCAAGAGAGTCAGCGCATGGTTGTTAATACCTGGTGGGGGCTGGCAGTGGACCTGCAGGTGGCAGACCCGGCGGCCTACATAACCACTTTGCACCGTAATACGGGTTGTAAAGCCCATTATGCCAAATTGCAGGAAATTGCCCAACAACAAGGCTTGCACCTGAACCACCGGGGTTTGTTTAACCAGGCCGGGCAACACCTGCCCATACAACATGAACAAGACATTTATGAAACCCTGCAAATGACATATATACCGCCGGAACTGCGGGAGGACAGGGGTGAAGTAGAGGCGGCCCGGGCCGGCCGGCTGCCCGCTGTTATTGAACTGGGTGATATTAAAGGGGATTTGCATATTCACACCACCTGGAGTGACTCGGCTTTGCAACTGGCGGATGTGGTACAGCTTTGCCGCCGAAAGGGCTATGCCTATGCGGCCATTACCGACCATTCCCGTTCCCTCAAGATTGCCAGGGGCTTGGAAATAGAACGGCTGCAGGAACAGCACCGGCTTATCCGGGAAATGAATGAACAAATGGAAGATTTTACCCTGCTCACAGGGGTGGAGGCAGACATCCTGCCCAACGGTGAGTTAGATTACCCGGATGAAATATTAGAAACTATGGATGTGGTAATTGCTTCGGTACACACCGGTTTTAAGCAGAGCAAGCAAGAGATCACCCGCCGGATTATGCGGGCCATGGAAAATGAACATGTGGATATTATTGCCCACATGACCGGCCGCATTTTAGGCCGCAGGGAACCCTATGAGGTGGATATGGAAGCTCTTATTGAAACAGCAGCAAAGACAAAAACCGCCCTGGAGATTAATGCTTCTCCCGACCGGCTGGATATTAATGAAATATATGCCCGCAAAGCCAGGGATGCCGGTGTAAAAATCTGCATCAACACAGATGCCCATGATGCCAAAAGGCTGGATGAAATGCCCTACGGGGTGGCGGTGGCTCGCCGGGCCTGGCTGGAACCGGGCGACGTTATCAATACACTGGATCTTCCTTCCCTGCGGGAGGTGCTGCGGTAA
- the zapA gene encoding cell division protein ZapA — translation MSDVTNRVEVEIFGEYYTLKGNESPEYMIKVAQIVDKKMYEISQRNTRLSANKLAVLTAVNLVDELLKLQEQYNNLLQMMDPANDNSGNS, via the coding sequence ATGTCCGATGTTACTAACAGGGTGGAGGTCGAGATCTTTGGTGAGTACTACACCTTAAAGGGCAATGAATCCCCGGAATACATGATTAAAGTGGCACAAATTGTTGATAAAAAAATGTATGAAATAAGCCAGCGCAATACCAGGCTGTCTGCTAATAAACTGGCTGTATTAACCGCTGTTAACCTGGTGGATGAACTGCTTAAATTGCAGGAGCAGTACAATAACCTGCTGCAAATGATGGATCCTGCCAATGATAACTCCGGCAACTCATGA
- the pheT gene encoding phenylalanine--tRNA ligase subunit beta: MRVSYQWLREYVDVDISPRELAERLTLAGLAVDAVDEPGAGIEKVVTGRILKIEKHPNADKLVVCTVDVGQGEPLQIVTGATNVRAGHVVPVALEGAKLAGGLQIKRSKLRGVESRGMLCSGQELGMETKLLTPEMAHGVLILPENVAVGVDAREVLGLNDAVLELDLTPNRGDALSMVGVAREVAALLNKELKMPNPQPAESEEKIDRQVRVDIQAPDLCRRYVARLIKGIKIGPSPMWLQNRLRAAGVRPINNVVDVTNYVMLELGQPLHAFDYDKINNGHIIVRRAAEGEKTVSLDGVERTLSADMLVIADAAGPVAVAGVMGGQDSEVTEATVNVLIESAYFHPTCVRRTSKGLGLRSESSLRFEKGVDINGCLKAAERAVELIRQLAGGTVVAGVVDNFPRPVTEKTVSLRPWRVNRVLGVDIPRQDIVDIMQRLQFRVQEQGDDLLVTVPTCRPDITGEWDLVEEVARIYGFDRIPETLPFGASTQGRRTPEQQLLWEIRDVMTACGFYETVTYSFVHPRIFDLMNLPADSPFRNAVRLQNPLSEEQSVMRTVLVPSLLEVLQRNLHRQVQYGALFEIARVFYPVEGQALPEEVPVLAAVAVGQRPRTWNQPALPMDFFFMKGVAEQLLASLGFTETVFARHQDPSFHPGRCARIEINGQLLGVVGELHPDVIENYELSQRAVALKLDLRQLILVKRPIKQYRGLPKFPLVERDLAVLVKQEVLAAELLSVIKKAGGNLLKHADIFDVYQGSQVPEGYKSVAISMVFQAPDRTLTDEEINDKMQRITNSLTAQTGAVLRQ; the protein is encoded by the coding sequence ATGCGAGTTTCCTACCAATGGTTGCGAGAATATGTAGATGTTGATATAAGTCCCCGGGAACTGGCCGAGCGGCTGACGCTGGCCGGGCTGGCAGTGGATGCCGTGGATGAACCGGGGGCAGGCATCGAAAAAGTAGTCACCGGCCGTATTTTAAAAATTGAAAAGCACCCCAACGCCGATAAGCTGGTGGTGTGTACCGTTGATGTGGGCCAGGGGGAACCCCTGCAAATTGTCACCGGGGCCACCAACGTCCGTGCGGGGCACGTGGTGCCGGTGGCGCTGGAAGGGGCCAAACTGGCCGGCGGCCTGCAGATTAAGCGGTCTAAATTAAGAGGCGTTGAGTCCAGGGGGATGTTGTGTTCCGGTCAGGAGTTGGGCATGGAAACTAAGCTGCTGACGCCGGAAATGGCCCACGGAGTACTTATTTTACCTGAAAATGTGGCTGTCGGGGTTGACGCCAGAGAAGTGCTGGGTCTTAACGATGCTGTACTGGAACTGGATCTTACCCCCAACCGGGGTGATGCACTGAGCATGGTGGGGGTAGCCCGGGAAGTGGCAGCCTTGCTCAATAAAGAATTAAAAATGCCAAATCCTCAACCGGCTGAGAGCGAAGAAAAAATAGATCGCCAGGTTAGAGTGGATATTCAGGCGCCCGATTTATGTCGCCGTTATGTGGCCAGGTTAATTAAAGGAATTAAGATCGGTCCTTCCCCCATGTGGCTGCAAAACCGGCTGCGGGCAGCGGGTGTCCGCCCCATTAATAATGTGGTGGATGTGACCAACTATGTTATGCTGGAATTGGGGCAACCGTTGCATGCTTTTGATTATGATAAGATTAATAACGGTCACATAATTGTTCGCCGGGCAGCGGAAGGGGAAAAAACAGTTTCCCTGGACGGCGTAGAACGCACTCTGAGTGCTGATATGTTGGTTATTGCGGATGCCGCGGGGCCGGTGGCGGTGGCAGGTGTCATGGGGGGCCAAGACAGCGAGGTAACCGAAGCTACGGTAAATGTCTTAATTGAATCGGCTTACTTCCATCCCACCTGCGTGCGTCGCACCTCAAAGGGCCTGGGATTGCGCTCGGAATCTTCTTTGCGATTTGAAAAAGGTGTTGATATTAACGGCTGCCTGAAGGCGGCGGAGCGCGCCGTGGAATTAATCCGGCAATTGGCCGGCGGTACTGTGGTGGCGGGTGTGGTAGATAATTTTCCCCGGCCTGTCACTGAGAAAACCGTCTCTTTGCGTCCTTGGCGGGTTAACCGGGTGCTGGGAGTAGATATTCCCAGGCAAGATATCGTAGATATTATGCAGCGTTTGCAATTCAGGGTGCAGGAGCAGGGCGATGACTTACTGGTTACCGTTCCCACCTGCCGGCCGGATATTACCGGTGAATGGGATCTGGTAGAGGAAGTGGCCCGTATCTACGGCTTTGACCGGATTCCTGAAACCCTGCCCTTCGGAGCTTCTACCCAGGGCAGGCGGACACCGGAACAGCAGTTGCTGTGGGAGATCAGGGATGTCATGACCGCCTGCGGTTTTTATGAAACCGTTACCTATAGTTTTGTTCACCCCCGCATTTTTGATTTAATGAATTTACCGGCGGACAGCCCTTTCCGCAACGCTGTCAGGCTGCAGAACCCTCTCAGCGAAGAACAGTCGGTGATGCGTACCGTGCTGGTGCCCAGTTTGTTGGAAGTGTTGCAACGCAATTTGCACCGCCAGGTGCAGTACGGTGCTTTGTTTGAAATTGCGCGGGTCTTTTATCCGGTAGAGGGTCAGGCGTTGCCGGAGGAAGTACCGGTGTTAGCTGCGGTGGCCGTTGGCCAGCGGCCTCGAACCTGGAACCAGCCGGCTTTGCCCATGGATTTCTTCTTTATGAAGGGAGTGGCGGAACAATTATTGGCTTCTCTGGGCTTTACCGAAACAGTATTTGCCCGTCACCAGGACCCCAGCTTCCACCCCGGCAGGTGTGCCCGTATTGAAATAAACGGTCAACTGCTGGGTGTTGTGGGTGAGCTTCACCCGGACGTTATTGAAAATTACGAGCTGTCCCAGCGGGCTGTGGCACTGAAGCTGGATTTGCGGCAGCTGATTCTGGTTAAGCGTCCAATTAAGCAGTACCGGGGTTTACCTAAATTTCCCTTGGTGGAACGGGATTTAGCGGTTTTGGTAAAACAGGAAGTGTTGGCTGCCGAGTTGTTGTCTGTCATTAAAAAAGCCGGGGGCAACCTGCTCAAACATGCGGATATTTTTGACGTTTACCAGGGCTCCCAGGTACCGGAGGGTTACAAAAGTGTAGCCATCAGCATGGTATTCCAGGCCCCCGACCGAACCCTCACCGACGAAGAAATCAATGACAAGATGCAGCGCATTACCAATTCCCTGACGGCCCAAACAGGGGCGGTGTTAAGACAGTAA
- the pheS gene encoding phenylalanine--tRNA ligase subunit alpha, with protein sequence MEQRLRELAQEALRALEGANTPEELNHIRVHYLGKKGEVTQVLRGMGALPAEERPRIGQVANEVREQIETALAARNQHVKEAQRSLRLAAETLDVSLPGVRFDLGKLHPLTQVLREIETIFLGLGFQIAEGPEIELDYYNFEALNLPKDHPARDMQDTFFINPEVLLRTHTSPVQVRTMEKTVPHVPVKVICPGRVYRRDDDATHSPMFHQVEGLVVDKQITFADLKGVLATFARQMFGPATRTRLRPSYFPFTEPSAEVDISCFNCQGSGCRVCKGSGWLEILGSGMVHPRVLEMSGYNPEEVTGFAFGMGVERIAMLKYGIDDLRLLFDNDIRFLEQF encoded by the coding sequence ATGGAACAGAGGCTAAGAGAATTGGCTCAAGAGGCTTTACGGGCTCTCGAAGGGGCTAATACGCCGGAAGAACTTAATCATATCCGGGTGCACTACCTGGGTAAAAAAGGTGAAGTTACACAAGTTTTGAGAGGCATGGGTGCTTTGCCTGCCGAGGAGCGCCCCCGCATCGGTCAGGTTGCCAATGAAGTAAGGGAACAGATTGAAACAGCCCTGGCAGCCAGGAATCAACATGTGAAAGAAGCCCAAAGGTCTCTCCGGTTGGCAGCCGAAACCCTGGATGTTTCCCTGCCGGGCGTCCGGTTTGACCTGGGCAAATTGCACCCGCTGACCCAGGTGCTAAGGGAAATTGAAACAATTTTCCTGGGGTTGGGTTTTCAAATTGCAGAAGGCCCGGAAATTGAACTGGATTACTATAATTTTGAGGCTCTTAATTTGCCTAAAGACCATCCTGCCAGAGATATGCAGGACACCTTTTTCATTAATCCCGAGGTATTATTGCGTACCCACACCTCCCCGGTGCAGGTGAGAACCATGGAAAAAACCGTACCGCATGTACCGGTGAAAGTTATTTGCCCGGGTCGGGTTTACCGGCGGGATGATGACGCTACCCATTCACCCATGTTTCACCAGGTGGAGGGCTTGGTGGTTGATAAGCAGATTACCTTTGCAGATTTGAAGGGTGTACTGGCTACCTTTGCCCGGCAGATGTTCGGGCCGGCTACCCGTACCCGATTGCGCCCCAGCTATTTTCCCTTTACCGAACCAAGCGCCGAGGTGGATATTTCCTGCTTTAACTGCCAAGGCAGCGGCTGCCGGGTTTGCAAAGGCAGCGGCTGGCTGGAGATTTTGGGCTCCGGCATGGTGCATCCCAGGGTGCTGGAAATGTCCGGTTACAATCCGGAGGAAGTTACCGGCTTTGCCTTTGGTATGGGGGTTGAACGGATTGCCATGCTAAAATACGGTATTGACGATCTCCGTTTGCTGTTTGATAATGACATTCGTTTTCTGGAACAATTTTAA
- a CDS encoding TrmH family RNA methyltransferase encodes MLTSAQNPKIKYIRKLSQRAFRQKEKKFVVEGIRLVEEALHSDWRTECFVYTAQAVQSPRGAHLLAKASQRGAQLFEVTESIMADLAATETPQGVLAVLWQPDYRLPDLLAAARPSLVVTVDGVQDPGNLGTIIRSADAAGADGVVLLKGTVDLYNPKTLRATMGSLFHLPVVTAADVKVTLDCLAAAGITLVVGDPAGGQPIFQADLTGPLALVVGNEGSGPQPAVYEYRHRKVTIPMPGQAESLNVAIATAIMLYEVVRQRT; translated from the coding sequence ATGCTTACTTCAGCCCAAAATCCGAAAATCAAGTACATACGCAAATTATCCCAACGGGCCTTCCGGCAAAAAGAGAAAAAATTTGTGGTTGAGGGTATCCGTTTGGTGGAGGAAGCGCTGCACAGTGACTGGCGCACCGAGTGTTTTGTATATACTGCCCAGGCTGTTCAGTCACCACGGGGGGCTCATTTGCTGGCTAAAGCGTCACAAAGGGGAGCCCAGCTGTTTGAGGTGACAGAAAGTATAATGGCTGATCTGGCGGCCACCGAAACCCCTCAAGGGGTACTGGCGGTGCTCTGGCAGCCTGATTACCGGCTGCCGGATTTACTGGCAGCAGCCCGGCCGTCACTGGTGGTAACGGTGGACGGGGTGCAGGATCCGGGCAATCTGGGTACCATCATCCGTTCCGCGGATGCGGCCGGTGCCGATGGGGTGGTTTTACTGAAAGGAACGGTAGATCTTTATAATCCGAAAACCCTGCGGGCCACCATGGGGTCTTTGTTCCACCTGCCGGTGGTAACCGCAGCAGATGTTAAGGTTACTCTGGACTGCCTGGCAGCCGCCGGCATTACTTTAGTGGTGGGAGATCCGGCGGGCGGGCAACCGATTTTTCAGGCTGACCTCACCGGGCCGCTGGCTCTGGTAGTGGGTAACGAAGGTTCCGGACCACAGCCGGCCGTTTATGAATACCGGCATCGGAAAGTAACCATTCCGATGCCCGGGCAGGCGGAATCTCTCAATGTGGCCATTGCCACTGCCATCATGCTGTACGAAGTTGTCAGACAGAGGACATAA
- a CDS encoding potassium channel family protein, with the protein MKQFAVIGLGRFGSSVARTLAKMGYEVLALDNSEERVNDIIEDVTHGIQIDALDEHALKAVGIRNFDVVVVAIGQDVQASILATVILKEMGVKYVVAKAQNKLHGKVLQRIGADKVVFPERDMGVKLAHALVSKNVMEQISLSADYSLVEMLAPAQFVNKTLAQSEARNRYGVSILAIRRGDQMIISPGANQVIQSGDVLVVIGKTEKLQLFETVEI; encoded by the coding sequence ATGAAACAATTTGCAGTGATCGGGCTGGGGCGTTTTGGCAGCAGTGTCGCCCGGACTCTGGCCAAAATGGGTTATGAGGTTTTGGCCTTGGATAACAGCGAAGAACGTGTTAATGACATTATTGAAGATGTAACCCATGGAATACAGATAGATGCTCTGGACGAACATGCCCTGAAGGCGGTTGGTATCCGCAATTTTGATGTGGTGGTGGTGGCTATTGGTCAGGATGTACAGGCCAGCATACTGGCCACTGTAATATTGAAAGAAATGGGTGTAAAATATGTGGTGGCTAAGGCACAAAACAAACTGCATGGCAAGGTATTGCAACGCATAGGGGCAGACAAGGTGGTTTTTCCGGAACGGGATATGGGTGTTAAGCTGGCCCATGCCTTGGTTTCCAAAAATGTGATGGAACAGATTTCCTTGTCGGCCGATTACAGCCTGGTGGAGATGCTGGCGCCTGCACAGTTTGTGAATAAAACCCTGGCCCAGTCTGAAGCCAGAAACAGATACGGGGTAAGTATACTGGCTATCCGGCGCGGTGACCAAATGATTATTTCCCCCGGTGCTAACCAGGTGATTCAAAGCGGGGATGTACTGGTTGTAATTGGCAAAACAGAAAAACTACAACTTTTTGAAACGGTAGAGATATGA
- a CDS encoding TrkH family potassium uptake protein — translation MQTKKGLLSHPPRVLVGGFLVVILIGTVLLTLPVSSAAGHATDFLTALFTATSAVCVTGLVVVDTGTYWSTFGQLVIISLIQVGGLGFMTMAVMFWLLLGHRVTFQERMLIQESLNVIELSGLIRLAKQVIALTLIIELTAALLLALRFVPELGLARGIGYSLFHAISAFNNAGFDLFGNFRSLTGYVDAPLVNITVTGTVILGSLGFTVMADLLRYRERKKLSLHTKLVLLVTVILLLLGMSVFLMLEYNNTLAGLSAGGKFWASWFQAVTPRTAGFNTVDVAAMRPATLFFIMILMFIGASPGSTGGGIKTTTFGILCLAVISLARGKEDAEIFNRRIPKEQIYKGMGVVFLALCWVVFATLLLDVTEKADFLKIMFEVVSAIATVGLSAGLTAGLSAAGKIIIIITMFLGRLGPLTIAFALAVRQKRKQKYRYPEERVIIG, via the coding sequence TTGCAAACCAAGAAAGGTCTTCTCAGCCATCCGCCCAGGGTGCTGGTTGGTGGCTTTCTGGTGGTTATTTTAATTGGTACCGTACTGCTAACTTTACCTGTGTCATCCGCTGCCGGACACGCCACTGATTTCTTAACGGCACTTTTTACCGCCACATCGGCCGTTTGTGTGACCGGTTTGGTGGTGGTGGACACCGGCACCTACTGGAGTACCTTCGGTCAACTGGTGATCATCAGCCTGATTCAAGTGGGCGGGTTGGGGTTTATGACCATGGCGGTCATGTTCTGGCTGCTGCTGGGGCATCGCGTCACCTTTCAAGAACGCATGTTAATCCAGGAATCTCTTAATGTAATTGAATTAAGCGGGCTTATCAGGTTGGCTAAACAGGTAATTGCCCTGACACTTATTATAGAACTGACAGCAGCGCTGCTGCTGGCCCTGCGTTTTGTACCGGAATTAGGGCTGGCCCGGGGTATTGGTTACAGCCTGTTTCATGCTATTTCAGCCTTCAATAACGCCGGTTTTGATTTGTTTGGCAATTTTCGCAGCCTGACCGGGTATGTGGATGCCCCCCTGGTGAATATTACCGTTACCGGCACTGTTATATTGGGTAGTCTTGGTTTTACGGTAATGGCTGACCTGCTGCGTTACCGGGAAAGAAAAAAGTTAAGTTTGCATACCAAGCTAGTGCTTTTGGTTACTGTTATTTTACTGCTGCTGGGTATGTCGGTTTTTTTGATGCTGGAATATAATAACACGTTGGCCGGCCTGAGTGCCGGCGGCAAGTTTTGGGCCAGTTGGTTTCAAGCGGTAACGCCCCGTACGGCCGGCTTTAATACCGTTGATGTGGCGGCCATGCGACCGGCTACTTTATTTTTTATCATGATACTGATGTTTATCGGCGCTTCCCCGGGCTCTACGGGCGGCGGCATTAAAACCACCACCTTTGGCATCCTTTGCTTAGCGGTGATTTCCCTGGCCAGGGGCAAAGAGGATGCGGAGATCTTTAACCGCCGTATTCCTAAAGAACAAATTTATAAAGGGATGGGCGTTGTCTTTTTGGCCTTGTGCTGGGTGGTTTTTGCAACTTTATTGCTTGACGTTACGGAAAAGGCAGATTTTCTTAAAATAATGTTTGAAGTGGTGTCAGCCATAGCTACGGTGGGGCTTTCGGCAGGATTAACCGCCGGTCTTTCGGCAGCAGGCAAAATCATTATAATAATTACAATGTTTTTAGGGCGCCTGGGACCCTTAACCATTGCTTTTGCCCTGGCTGTCCGGCAAAAGCGAAAACAGAAGTATCGCTATCCGGAGGAACGGGTTATTATTGGTTAG
- the rplT gene encoding 50S ribosomal protein L20: protein MPRAKSSVVSRRRHKKILKLAKGYRGSRSKLFRVANQAVMKALFYAYRDRRQKKRDFRKLWIARINAATRMNGLTYSRFINGLKKAGVEVNRKMLADLAVNDAKAFSQLVEVAKANQA from the coding sequence ATGCCACGGGCTAAAAGCAGTGTGGTTTCCCGTCGTAGACATAAAAAAATTCTCAAACTGGCTAAGGGTTACAGAGGTTCCCGCAGCAAATTATTCAGGGTGGCCAATCAGGCCGTTATGAAAGCCCTGTTTTACGCTTACAGAGACCGCCGTCAGAAAAAGCGTGATTTCCGCAAACTGTGGATTGCTCGTATTAACGCCGCTACCCGTATGAACGGCCTGACCTACAGCCGTTTTATCAACGGTCTGAAAAAAGCCGGCGTTGAAGTTAACCGCAAGATGCTGGCCGATCTGGCTGTTAACGATGCCAAGGCCTTCAGCCAATTGGTGGAAGTGGCAAAAGCCAACCAAGCTTAA
- the rpmI gene encoding 50S ribosomal protein L35, translating to MPKIKTHRGAAKRFKKTATGKIRGWHAFHSHILGKKTAKRKRNLRKSLIISEADAGRLSRLLPY from the coding sequence ATGCCTAAAATTAAAACCCACCGCGGTGCTGCTAAAAGATTTAAGAAAACTGCCACCGGCAAAATTCGTGGCTGGCACGCTTTTCACAGCCACATTCTTGGTAAAAAGACTGCCAAGCGTAAGCGCAACCTGCGCAAGTCTTTAATCATCAGCGAGGCGGATGCCGGACGTCTGAGCAGACTGCTGCCCTATTAA
- the infC gene encoding translation initiation factor IF-3, producing the protein MSKEQRINEEIRAREVRVVDADNNQLGIMSVKEALRLAEERQLDLVEVAPQAKPPVCRIMDYGKFKYEQSKREKEAKKKQRIIQVKEVKLRPRIEEHDYIVKAKNAERFLKDGDKVKVTIMFRGREIVHTELGKKLLDRLAEDLKELCLVERQAKLEGKNMIMILAPKNDKQD; encoded by the coding sequence ATTTCGAAAGAGCAGCGCATCAATGAGGAGATTCGAGCTCGCGAGGTACGGGTGGTAGATGCCGACAACAACCAGCTGGGTATCATGTCTGTAAAGGAAGCATTGCGGCTGGCCGAAGAACGTCAGCTGGATCTGGTGGAAGTGGCACCCCAGGCCAAACCCCCCGTTTGCCGTATTATGGACTATGGCAAATTCAAATACGAGCAAAGCAAACGGGAAAAAGAGGCCAAGAAAAAGCAGCGTATTATCCAAGTAAAAGAGGTAAAGCTGCGCCCCCGTATTGAGGAACATGACTATATAGTCAAGGCCAAAAATGCCGAGCGTTTTTTGAAAGACGGTGACAAAGTAAAGGTTACCATTATGTTCCGCGGCAGAGAAATTGTTCATACAGAACTGGGCAAGAAATTACTGGACCGCCTGGCTGAAGATTTAAAAGAACTCTGCCTTGTGGAAAGGCAAGCTAAGCTGGAAGGTAAGAATATGATTATGATTTTGGCACCAAAAAATGATAAGCAGGACTAG